From a single Pseudomonas triticicola genomic region:
- the speE gene encoding polyamine aminopropyltransferase, with the protein MTVTKTSEYLETLYEGYGQRFRMEKLLHEVRTEHQHLVIFQNPRMGRVMALDGVIQTTEADEFIYHEMLTHVPILAHGTAKRVLIIGGGDGGMLREVTKHAGVEHITMVEIDGTVVDMCKEFLPNHSAGAYDDPRLNLVIDDGMRFVATTTEKFDVIISDSTDPIGPGEVLFSENFYQACHRCLNEGGILVTQNGTPFMQIDEVKTTAGRLRSLFPDWHFYQAAVPTYIGGSMTFAWGSTNPAYRKLSRETLQQRFIGSGIVTRYYNPEIHIGAFALPQYVLQAVNKPSND; encoded by the coding sequence ATGACCGTCACCAAGACCAGCGAGTACCTGGAAACCCTCTACGAAGGCTACGGCCAGCGTTTTCGCATGGAAAAACTGCTGCACGAAGTGCGCACCGAACACCAGCACCTGGTGATCTTCCAGAACCCGCGCATGGGCCGCGTCATGGCGCTGGACGGCGTGATCCAGACCACCGAAGCCGACGAATTCATCTACCACGAGATGCTCACCCACGTGCCGATCCTCGCCCATGGCACCGCCAAGCGCGTGCTGATCATCGGTGGCGGTGACGGCGGTATGCTGCGCGAAGTGACCAAGCACGCCGGCGTCGAGCACATCACCATGGTTGAAATCGACGGCACCGTGGTCGACATGTGCAAGGAATTCCTGCCGAACCATTCCGCCGGTGCCTACGATGACCCGCGCCTGAACCTGGTGATTGATGACGGCATGCGTTTCGTCGCCACCACCACTGAAAAATTCGACGTGATCATCTCCGACTCCACCGACCCGATCGGCCCGGGCGAAGTGCTGTTCTCGGAGAATTTCTACCAGGCGTGCCACCGCTGCCTGAACGAAGGCGGCATCCTCGTTACGCAGAACGGCACGCCGTTCATGCAGATCGACGAAGTCAAAACTACCGCTGGCCGCCTGCGCAGCCTGTTCCCGGACTGGCATTTCTATCAGGCCGCCGTGCCGACTTACATCGGTGGTTCGATGACCTTCGCCTGGGGCTCGACCAACCCGGCCTACCGCAAGCTCAGCCGTGAAACCCTGCAACAGCGCTTCATCGGCAGCGGCATCGTTACCCGCTACTACAACCCGGAAATTCACATCGGCGCGTTCGCTCTGCCGCAATACGTACTGCAAGCGGTCAACAAGCCAAGCAACGACTAA